The following are encoded together in the Pseudomonadota bacterium genome:
- the can gene encoding carbonate dehydratase, with the protein MRTLKKLFESNRNWAASKTAQDVNFFKNLSKLQAPKYLWIGCSDSRVPASEIVALSPGELFVHRNVANLVVHTDFNCLSVIQYAVEILKVEHIIVCGHHGCGGVRTAMRDTELGLIDNWLRHIRDVYSHHQQELIAIADEDERVNKLCEFNVIEQVHNVCQTTIVQQAWRTGHPLAVHGWIYGLNDGLLKNLDVCVEGPDDIGQVYRTAM; encoded by the coding sequence ATGCGAACGTTAAAGAAGCTTTTTGAGAGCAACAGGAACTGGGCAGCTAGTAAGACGGCTCAAGATGTAAACTTTTTTAAGAACCTTTCTAAGCTACAGGCCCCTAAATATTTATGGATCGGATGCTCCGATAGCAGGGTTCCAGCGAGTGAGATCGTAGCTCTCTCCCCGGGAGAGCTCTTTGTTCATCGCAACGTTGCAAACTTAGTTGTTCATACCGACTTTAACTGCCTCTCCGTAATTCAATACGCAGTAGAGATCCTGAAGGTTGAGCACATCATAGTCTGTGGCCATCACGGGTGTGGTGGAGTACGAACTGCTATGCGCGATACGGAGCTTGGGCTGATCGACAACTGGTTAAGGCATATCAGGGACGTTTATAGCCACCATCAGCAGGAGCTGATAGCAATTGCAGACGAGGATGAGCGAGTTAATAAGTTGTGCGAGTTTAATGTTATTGAACAGGTTCATAACGTCTGCCAGACAACCATAGTGCAGCAAGCATGGAGGACAGGGCATCCGTTAGCGGTGCATGGTTGGATCTACGGATTAAACGATGGATTGCTTAAAAATTTAGATGTCTGCGTTGAGGGCCCAGATGATATCGGGCAGGTTTATCGTACTGCTATGTAA